In Aquimarina sp. TRL1, a single window of DNA contains:
- a CDS encoding DUF6688 family protein, whose product MGIIIIGSVIGYISIMLAMSYGLVSFAKKNISKRKRILNTSLFFLYSTAWVIFAVGFSVNSYQYDVPIDPVDDGYTPLSTNHLLSYCIFLVLSLWGMFQVWRHGKKQPPLLLVLYLSFLIIGMVINVFLAIQLSSRSDGNNYIDPLTGYMMMAAPVLHILYSVWQLIMVIKEEAGVAETRTFKNKFLHQLNTKLLNSKLLPLWTLIMLLPVYLTITLILVLFGQEYDSLTRVFTETTTWHFSQKTHPPYLDHRGHYLCTVAACGSPTIVKPLRLGIRNGQEIIVNRQLLVANAFEDIIMKKFPALHRYIRRNYDRYGYPISKDINTTFGSNVTYIMMKPLEWFFLCCIYVTTEKPEKLIQQQYQPSAPVTPNNNTDD is encoded by the coding sequence ATGGGAATCATTATTATCGGATCTGTTATAGGATATATAAGTATCATGTTGGCTATGTCCTATGGGCTTGTCTCCTTTGCTAAAAAAAATATCTCTAAACGAAAGCGAATCCTCAATACCTCCCTCTTTTTTTTATATAGTACTGCCTGGGTAATTTTTGCCGTCGGATTTTCGGTAAATTCATATCAATATGATGTTCCCATTGATCCGGTTGACGATGGGTATACTCCCCTGTCAACAAACCATCTTCTTTCTTATTGCATATTTTTAGTGCTCAGTCTATGGGGTATGTTTCAGGTTTGGAGACATGGTAAAAAACAACCACCACTACTGTTGGTGCTCTACCTGTCCTTTCTTATAATTGGTATGGTTATTAATGTATTTCTGGCGATACAGCTTTCGTCGAGATCAGATGGGAATAATTATATAGATCCGTTGACGGGATATATGATGATGGCAGCACCTGTACTTCATATACTCTATTCTGTATGGCAATTAATAATGGTTATCAAAGAAGAAGCAGGAGTTGCTGAGACAAGAACTTTTAAAAACAAATTCCTGCACCAACTCAATACTAAGCTTCTAAATTCCAAATTACTGCCTCTTTGGACATTGATAATGTTACTTCCGGTATATCTGACAATTACACTTATATTAGTGTTATTCGGACAAGAATACGATTCATTAACGAGGGTATTTACAGAAACAACCACCTGGCACTTTTCACAAAAAACGCATCCTCCCTATCTGGATCACAGAGGTCATTACTTATGCACTGTGGCTGCATGTGGCTCTCCTACTATCGTTAAACCATTACGATTAGGAATCAGAAATGGTCAGGAAATTATTGTCAACCGCCAGTTATTAGTCGCCAATGCTTTTGAGGATATTATCATGAAAAAATTCCCAGCTCTTCATCGCTATATTCGAAGAAATTATGACCGATATGGTTACCCGATATCGAAAGATATCAATACTACATTTGGATCAAATGTTACGTATATAATGATGAAACCTCTGGAATGGTTCTTTTTGTGTTGTATTTATGTAACTACTGAAAAACCTGAAAAACTAATTCAGCAACAATATCAGCCATCTGCCCCGGTAACACCTA